CAACCGCTCTATGCAATGCGGAGTTTTCCCCAAAGCATGGAAACAGTCCTATGTTTTTCCTGTGTTTTAGAAAGGGAGCAAGAAACTTGTCAAAAATTACCGTGGAATTGCTTGCTTATGTGCCATTTCCAAACTCTTCGAAGTAATTGTCCTCGATTTCATCCAACAAGCATGTAAAAGCTACATAGTCGAAGAACAACATGGATTTTCCCTAAACGCTCAACTTCAACAAATACGATGCTATATACGTCATTAATATATAAAGCACTTAAATCTAAATATCAAGTCGACGCAATATACACTGATTTTTCATCGGCCTTCGATAAACTCAACCATCAGATCACGATTGCCAAATTGCATCGAATCGGCTTTAATGGATCATTGCTGCTCTGGCTGCAGTCTTATTTGACCGGTCGTACAATGTGTGTGAAAATAAGTGACTTTGTATCACCCCCATTCGAAGTAACATCGGGCGTTCCACAGGGAAGCCACCTAGGACCTTTAATTTTTGTACTGTACCTCAACGATGTCAATCTAATATTAGAATGCAAGAAGCTTCCTTATGCGGATGACTTTAAACATTTTATGCGCGTGGAGAACTACGAAGATGCTGTGTTTTTACAAGGACAATTAACATTTTTTGCCGGTTGGTGTGAAGCCAATCGTATGTCGCTCAACGCTTCAAAGTGCTCTGTCATCTCCTTCTCTCGGAAACGATCAACGATACGATTCGATTATGAGCTTCAAGGATCGACGTTGAATAGAACTACAAACATTAAGGACCTAGGAATTGTAACGTTCGTCTGGGAATTCGGATGTGTATCTCCAAGTAACGTGTACCCGTGATCGCGGTCAAAATAGAACTGAGCTCTCATCCTTTATTCAAGATGTATGTCATAGGTAGTCTAAtcgttataaaaaaaaaaaatttaaaaaaaatttaaaaaaaattaaattctcaaatggggatcaacactagggtaggagcctacctgttggtctcaaatgttcctatctcacgcctccacgaagattatatgacgacatttttagatcgggcgtgaactggaaacacacacctggtcttggctccgagaacgggtgtcaaAAGTGGCTaggtgagggggtgcgagcgagtcagagcgctatatctctcccggggaaggcctcccgggtcatggaagccttgccaacccgctgtctcccgggcaaaggagatacacccagacaatggagctaaggtcaagacgaatactacgaatgcgatcacccgaggaggatccccgaactggagctggtcctggaacgggcgtaagagcgagcggccagcggctggagggcgatgtgcaagagcgggccaccagccgggttcaacccgaagagctaccgccacacggaaacagcagccatcgacatcaccaacgaaacgctgcgcctacgaggcgtgttgcgactgtcagacgacagtcgtccacacttgtgggtactactaggcgacggatcatgtggacacacgaaatgaatgaattcgtgatccgcgcctattacatctgcactgctttggagacggacatgagcggtcgccctcgaatactcgcaatgttcgaggaagcgtatccagagttcgtcgggaggcttgaccaaaacgcgatgaacgcgaggcgtagagcgattgtacgcaacaatatgctctcccaaacgcaagtcgacgagatcaagcagcaggtgcagagagaactaagctccagaacaagcagagcaagcgatgtgtcgagacgaagttcagtacggctgagcaattcattcgcgagtggggcacgcgaatcagcaccagtggaggccacagtacaacaaccccctgagccggaagatccacagccagatcaacaactactacgcgatctggtcttccattacgacgaggcgatctcacagttccgcgacacggaccctttgtcgcgccccaggatcccgaagttgcagcattcccgcaggctgacaagtgcagtaaagctcatgaacgagcacgttcttccgctgcacttggttgatgctgagaacatggaggagctgcaactgaaagtttactgtgctgctgtggcgaccaccaaaagtttaggataccgtattaggccaagaggcggactgctccaacatctccgtgaaaggcgtgagcctccatggcgaaggagattggagcaacggatcctaaacaagcgcgccgcaattggaagactgatggcgtacaaaagaggcagcagatcggtgaaattatgtcgccaagttgctgtgatcgtgcggcctactgaacttcgccatctgggagctcaccagctgacggaaaaactcgacacactggtacagcaattgagcgtcctaactaaacggctgaaacgttactctgactctgcaaagcgccagaaacaaaatcggatgttcagagataacgaaaaagcgttctacgaccacattagcgacgagaagcccgactaccgcgaaggtttgccagatattagcgatgtgacgaacttctgggctggtatttgggaaaccccagtacaacatcgcgacgggcaaatgtggttaagacgggaggaggagagttgtggtgaaattggagagatgccagctatcatcgtcggagagaacgatgtccgcgaagcctcgcggtacctgaggaactgggcagcaccgggccccgatggtgtccagaacttttggcacaagaagctgaccgtcgcacatccaaagatagctgagtgcttcaacaaggtgctacgtgacccacacaaccttcctgaattcgccacccgtggcgtcaccttcctcctcccgaaagacagcaacacattgaacccatcaaagtacagaccgataacgtgcctatcgagtctgtacaaaatactgagcagcataattaccgccaaagtttctgctcactgcgaacagcatcacatcatcgcagaagagcagaaaggatgcaggaaaaatacgcatggctgcaaagaccaggccatcatcgacgcagccatagtcggccaggcggtatataaccagcggaacctaagtatggcctacatcgattacaggaaggcttatgactccatacctcactcgtttctcgtccgggtattggagctctacaaaattgatcccgtcgtcgttaggttcctgcagcatgcgatgaggcagtggagcacgtctctgcacctcagtgatggggtaagtgtgttgcagtctagaacgctgcagataaagagggggatattccaaggcgactctttcagcccgctttggttttgtctggcactgaaccccctcagtaggacgctcaagagaaacggtcatggctataaaataaggtatggcgacggcgcccacgaagaagtgacccataccttctacatggatgatctcaaggtctacgctgatgcacgtcagcgtctaggtgtagctatccgggttgtcgaagaaataagcagggacatctgtatggagttcggcctcgacaagtgccgctgtgtccatctgttGAAAGGGCAgtttaccgaatccggaggctacgaggtctatgacggcgagtttataagagacatggttcgtggcgaatcctataaatatcttggattccgacagctcaccgggattcgccactccgacatcaagacggagctgcgagacaagttcttgagtcgagtgaactgtgccctgaggactttcctcaacgcggggaacaaggtacgcgcgattaacacattcgcggttcccttgctgaccttcagttttggtgtagtcaaatggagcaaaactgacctagaggaccttgagaggaggatgaggaaagcattcaaagaggccggaatgcaccatcctcaatcggcactggagagagtttcactaccacgcaaagaagggggacttggaatagtcgacatatctgcactgtgtgttgcccaggtacgacaactgcgcgagtacttcgcagaacgcgccaaccaaaacgcgctataccgggctgtctgcgccgccgacagaggatacagcgctctgcacttggcgcaagcggagtaccaactcaactgcaatctgcagacagtggaagagaagattgcagcttggaagcagaaggcagtgcatggtgcccacccccatcaactggaccggccacacgtcgacaaggccgcatctaatctgtggctaacgcgtggtgaactctcttcagtagtagaagccgacatgatagccatccaggacaggataatgccgacgagaaactgcaggcggtacgtctggcatcaagacgatgatgacatttgccgtcccgttttggccaacgcagcctacaccgagcgccacaacaacgtggcccgtattgttcatcgacaactggcgctccaatgtgctctgctggaagacaacgtaccaaactaccggtacctgcctgcacctgtcctggaaaatgaccgtttcaagctgtactgggatcgcactgttctgaccgacctctcgatccaccacaaccgcccagatataatggtttacgacaagagcgaccgcaaagtcaccatcatcgatgtcgctattccactgaaccagaatctggaggagacccacggtcgcaaaatctgcaagtaccgaccattggccgtggagctcaaggaactgtgggggctaagggaggtcccaagaattgttccagtcgttctctctggaactggaattatcccgaagacacttctggaagcgctaaaggtgttgaacatcgagaaggaattggccggcatccaaaagtcggtcatccttagcacctgcgcgattgtccgacaatttctcggtcaggactgaaacagcacgagcatgcagatacgtgcattccgcagagcctagttcccctttggcattcagaagcccggggtcaggtgaaaattctggctaggttcgcctagttaagaagtgagataagtctgcctataaaatatatatatatatatatatatatatatatatatatatatatatatatatatatacatatatatatatatatatatatatatatatatatatatatatatatatatatatatatatatatatatatataagttacatAACTTACGTTCGGGAGGtgatatatttaaaataaaagagatgttgTTCTCTTGAAGCTAAAATACCaactgatttttattcatcattaCATTTTACTCCTAACTTCCTATTTCTACCTGTTTGTTCTATATTATATTTCCCTATCGATCCTTCGATCCTTTTTATTGCTGCTAGCTGCTATTATCggcattgtgttgtgttttcctGAATGTGAGATACTGCTAATGATCTAAATCGTTTATTGCTATTTCGGTCCTTATTGTTCGTTGCTTATCTTTACTGTCTAACTACGGTGTGGCAAACATTGTCATTGTTTATTTAGGTTCGTTTCCTTATTTTCTAAAAGTTCGAGAGCAactgcttgttgttgttgtatctgTTGTAGGGCTCTGAGTTGTTCGAGCGGGCACTGCTTATCTTCAGATAAATTTGGAGTCGTGTTCATCCCAGGGTTGACACTTCGGAGGTTAAGGTTGGTCTCGTTGTTAACTACTCCCCCTTCGAGTGAGGAACGTCCGGTTTCGATATCTGATGCTTTTGAATAAGTTCTTGTGGGTGACAACTTGTTGTAAAGAATGAAACTGATTACAATGAGGCATGCAATTTGCATGAGAGAAAATCCGCCGAAAAGACTCCAGAGCTTAAGATTAATGTGAACTTGCTTGAGGTAAACATGCTCCAGTTTATTTCTGTTGCTGATAGtttcattgttgattttttctaaTTCGTAGTTTTTATGGTGTTTCCAGTTGATTTTGAGATTGTGAAACGGTCTTTGGATGACGTTTGCTTCGCTTATTATCTCGGCATTCTTGACACGTTGATTGTTAAACAATATCGAGCAgtttccaaatgaaatgaggAAGTTTCCATTCAGGGTTCTATTATCTGGTCCACATGTCGTTTGTAGGATTTGGTTTTTTGCGTTAGAAATCAGGATCGAATTTTCCGTGATAAGTTTCTGGGTCGTCTTGTTTTGCATTACATAGCTACATGTAGCCTGTCTTCCGTGAATCAACGAAGCTACGCATTCATCGCGTAACTCGTTCAGGAATGATGATTTCTGGACAAAATCTTCGGGTCTTGTTGTTGTGTAAAGATTGATGTTCTTGGATTCTGGTGTAAGATACGGTTGTTGGTTACCAATGGGTAAATTCTAATTGTTACGGAGACGTTCACGATTCGGACTCTCAAAAGCAAACTCGTGTATTTGTTTTAGTAAGCTTTAAgctgaaattaattttattatacATAAATTCATAATTGCATTTCATAGTTTCTCACATTTTTAGTCTTCCCGGTGACTTTCCGTATTGCATGTAATAATAGTAAATATCAGATGGAAAAACAATAGATTGAATTTAGGAATCCACAACGAGTTCAGTGCGAGTATtcacaaataaatattgttgtaCAATCTGACAGTTTAGTCAATCTGACAGTTTGCATGACAGCATGACGCTACGATGTGTAACGGGTTTCTCACGAGGGAGTCTCGTAGGTAGATGGATTCACCTCCCGTTACTTGCTGACCAGTTGCCGTTCGTAACATTCCCCGACCCGTATTGCTCAGAGTGCTCTCTAGCTATACCACCAACCTCCAGGACCGCCAACTTTGCTACCGGTCTTTGCAACACTCCTGTAGCGATCTTCACCTCTGCGCTTCGTACTCGCCCGTCACGACCCGGAAATACGCGTAGCACTCGACCCCTGATCCATCCATTGCGTAAACGATCTTCCACCACAACTACTAGGTCACCAGACTCGATCGGTTTGCAGTCAGTAAACCATTTGGATCGCTTTGTGATTGTTGGGAGGTATTCACGAACCCAACGACACCAGAACTGGTCCAATAGCTGTTGATACAAGTTCCAGTTCGAATTCAATATTACCCTTTCGTCGACTAGCATCTTAGGAGGTTGATTCACTCCACTGGTGCTTAGCATCAGGAGCAGTTCGGAGTCAACGCCTCGTGACCCTCGGACTCAATCGGCATGTAGGTGAGTGGTCTCGAGTTCACCATTGATTCGGCCTCGATCAGCAGAGTGTTGAAGGTCTCCTCGTTTGGCTTCCGAATGGTGGAGAGTGAAGCCAACGCACACTTTACAGACCGAACCATGCGTTCCCAAGACCCCCCCCATGTGCGGTGCAGATGGCGGATTGAAATACCACTGAGTTTCCGCGTTGGTGAATGTAGCTGCCAATCCCTGATCGATTTTCTGTAGCTCTTGCTCCAGTTCACGGCTAGCACCTACGAAATTGGTTCCCCGATCGCTGTATATTGCAGCTGGAGCGCCCCTTCTTGCAATAAACCGTCGAAAAGCCATCTTGCAGGATTCCGTTGACATGCTCGCCACTACCTCTAGATGCACGGCACGAATCGTCAGACAGGTGAAAAGGGCGACCCAACGCTTCACCTCACTGCGACCTTGCCTGATCAACACAGGTCCGAAATAATCCACACCAACGTAGCTGAATGGGCGGATATGGGTGACAGTTCTTGCTGGAGGAAGTGGAGCCATCCTTGGAACCACTGGAGTCGCCTTGTAGATCCTACACCACTGACACACTTTCTTAGCCTTCCTGAACGCAGAACGCATCTCTGACACATAGAACTTCTGACGCATCTCGTTCACCGCTGTTTCGTGTTGATGTGCTTGCTTTGACGATGATACCAGTCAACGAGCAGCTGTGTCCCGTAATGACCTTTGGGAAGAATTATCGGGAACTTGAAATCTGTGGAGAATTGCTGTGCATTGGTGATACGACTATCCATACGCAAAACACCTTGGTCGTCCAACACAGGGGTTAGTTTAACGATTTTACTAGTCTTCTCGAGCTTTAGCCGCTGGTCCACTGGAAGATGCTGGTTTCTATTAAAGGTCACAATCTCATCTCCGTATGCTTCGTGCTGAATGAGCTTGAAGATAGTCCATTCCGCTTTCTGCAACTCGTTCTGGTTCAACCACCCAGATCGTTCCGTTGAGTAATTCTCGATTTTACGGCGACAGTTGTCTATAAACCTGTACACATACGCTATCGCACGCACTAATCGCTCCCACTTCGAATATCTTTCGAAATCTATAAGTTGCTGCCTGATGAGATGACAATGAAGGTGTGTTGTACGAAGCTCCTCCGTTATTTCAACCACACATGGACCTTGCTGTGGCCAGGTATCTGGCTCTTGATACAGGAATGCTGGTGCTTGAAACCAACGACTGCTGCTACTTATGTTAGGGCCCTTGCCCCATTTGGTTGCTTCATCGGCTACATTCCAGCGTGAAGGAACCCACCGCCACTCTTCCACCTGCGTAAGCTCGAGAATTTCCGTCACACGAAATGCAACGTATTGCGTATTGACCTTAACCAGGAAAGTACGGTGCTAGAGTCGGTCCAGAACACTCTGCGAACTATCGGCAGTGTATGATAGTCTTCTACCGATTTTGACAGTTTTGCACCAAGAACAGCCGCCTGCAACTCTAATCTAGGGATTGAGAGCGGTTTCAGAGGAGCCACTTTTGTCTTCGCCGAGACAAGTGAGCAGCGCACTCCAGAGCTATCCACGATGCGAAAATAAGCCAGGGCAGCGTACGCTTCCTCACTTGCATCTACAAAAATATGCAACTCCAAGGAATGATAACTTCTATCGGAATATCCAGGAAAATAACAGCGGGAAATTTGGACCTGCTCAAGTTGCTTCAACAGTTTAGTCCATCGTCTCCATGCATCGAGTAATTCGTCTGGTATGGAATGGTCGCAATCTGTCTTGCACCGCCAGATGTTTTGTAGCAATATTTTACCGTGGACTACAACTACAGCCACCAATCCCAAGGGGTCGAATATACTCATGACGACTCTTAGAGTTTGTCTTTTCGTCGGAATAACAGTGTCGCCTAGCAGTGATCGGATCTCTTCGCTGAATAGTCCTTGGAACACAAAAACATCAGGATCTGGCTTCCAAACTAGACCAAGAACTCGTTCTTGGGTGGCCGTTTTTGCTACCTCGAAATATTTGGACAACTCCATGCCTGGAACCCCGACCCGTGAGATCACTTCGGGGGAATTGGACAACCAGTTGCGTATGGTGAATCCTGCTCTAGAATGTACTTCTTTCACCTGCTGTGCTAGTTCGACTGCTTCATTCACGGTGTTTGTGCTGTATACAAAATCGTCAACATAATGATGCTCCACTATTACTTTTGCTGCTAGTGGATACTGATCAGAGAACTCTTGAGCGTTTAGGTTTTTCACAAACTGAGCTGCCGACGGCGAACAGGAAGCGCCGAATATCGCGACGTCCATAACGAAGACTTCATACGGGTTGGAGGGATCGTCTCGCCACAGAAACAGCTGCGCTGATTTATCTTCCGGTCTAATAAAGAGCTGATGGAACATCTCGAGTATGTCTGCACTGATGGCCACCTCGAACTGTCGGAAAGGACACAAAACTGAAGGAAGCGGTGCGAGCAAATCGGGACCAGCCAACAGAGCGGAGTTCAATGATTGGCCTTGAACTTTTGCCGCAGCATCCCAGACCAACCGTACCTTATGCGGTTTCTTTGGGTTCATGACCACGTTTAAGGGCAGGTACCAGGTTCGTCGAGGGTCAAAGTTACTGAGCTCCTCAGGATCAGCTTTGTGTGCGTATCCTTTAGCTTGATACTGCTGCATTTGATGTTAAACATTATCGTATAAGTCGGGCTTGGATGCCAGACGGCGTTCTAAACATCGCAACCGCCTTTCGGCCATGGGCTTACTGTTCGGGAATTCAATTCAATCGTATTTCCACAATAAGCCGACTTGGAACTTTCCAGAGGCTGTGCGAACGGTTGTATTCTCCAGTATCTTACGCGCACGCTGGTCATCGTCAGATTCCACCACGGATGATTTGGCCGATCCTACGGCTTCTACCTTAAAAAACTCCTTCACTAAATTGTGTAGGTCCTCATCAGACGAATGAGCGCAAATATGGAACTGATGATGAACTGCCGTTTTTGCTTCTGCGTTCAACGTTCCATAAATTGTCCAACCCAACCTTGTTTTGGCCGCCATCGGATCACCTTTTGAACCTTCCCGAAGCTTCAAGGTTGCCTTTAGGAATGAGTTGTCCAGACCTATCAGAATTGTAGGAGACGCTGATTCATAACTGTGCACGGGTAAACCACGAAGATGTGGAAACTGTTTACGCAATGCTGAGTAGTCCAACGATTGAACTGGAAGATTCAAGTTCTTCACAGTGTGCACCTTTTTCAGAACGTGCCGCTTCAAACTCCCCAGGCTCGAGATCTCCATCTTGACTAGTTGTGAGTCATATTCCATGCGCTCAATGTCACTAGTCCATTGCAGACAGAGGGGATGGATATCGCCTGATAGTCCTAGCTTTCGCGCTGTTGCTGATTCTACCAGTGTGGTCGATGAGCCGTCATCAAGGAACGCATACGTTTGAATGTCACTGGAATCAATCGGAAAAGAATTAAAGACTGAAGTTGACGATGGATTGTAACCGTGCTTCTAGTATTCGGGACATCGATCGTCTGCGATGATCCTGGTTTTCCGGGATGGAGGAGTTTGTGGTGTCTGTCCTCGCATCCATTTTCACCACACAACCCTGCTTTACACGGAAATTTTCCATGACCAATCAGACATCGCCGACACAATCGCCGTTCTTGGACTAGTTTCCAACGGTCACCAAGCGTCAAGTTCCGAAAGGTGGTACAGTCCTTGATTTTATGACCTTCTTTCTCACAGGCTGTACAGGGTTTAGGTTGATATTCCTTACGATTCAAGTTGTTTGATCCGCTGGTTGGGTAGTGTGTAGATTTCTCAGTATTGTGTGCGTTcacaaataatttttcttttggtttttgtttatcCTGCTTGCAAGCTCGTTGACCATCTATATCGTGGGTGAAAGTGACATCACTTGCTGCAACCACAATCTCGTCCATGAACGAACCGAAGGTGGAAAGATCAACAATAGGACGAGTCCGTTTGAAGAGAGACCAGTTCAGTTTGATATTGACTGGTAACTTTTCCACAAGCTCCTGCAACAATAAAGGATTTGATAGATGTGAGTGCAGTCCTGCTGCTTGAAGGTGCTGACACAGGTTTTTACACGCTAGACCAAAGCTAATTATAGTTTCTAACCGCTCTGGTTTCGGCGTCGGAGTGGAACGCACTTTAACCAATAGTGAGTTGATGATCAGCTCTGGGCGCCCATACAATGTCTTCAATGTTTGCATAATCAACGGGACCGAAGAAGGCTGCATCAAATAACTCCTAACTGCTTCCAATGCGTTTCCTTTTAGGCAT
The Toxorhynchites rutilus septentrionalis strain SRP chromosome 2, ASM2978413v1, whole genome shotgun sequence genome window above contains:
- the LOC129766366 gene encoding uncharacterized protein LOC129766366, yielding MQQYQAKGYAHKADPEELSNFDPRRTWYLPLNVVMNPKKPHKVRLVWDAAAKVQGQSLNSALLAGPDLLAPLPSVLCPFRQFEVAISADILEMFHQLFIRPEDKSAQLFLWRDDPSNPYEVFVMDVAIFGASCSPSAAQFVKNLNAQEFSDQYPLAAKVIVEHHYVDDFVYSTNTVNEAVELAQQVKEVHSRAGFTIRNWLSNSPEVISRVGVPGMELSKYFEVAKTATQERVLGLVWKPDPDVFVFQGLFSEEIRSLLGDTVIPTKRQTLRVVMSIFDPLGLVAVVVVHGKILLQNIWRCKTDCDHSIPDELLDAWRRWTKLLKQLEQVQISRCYFPGYSDRSYHSLELHIFVDASEEAYAALAYFRIVDSSGVRCSLVSAKTKVAPLKPLSIPRLELQAAVLGAKLSKSVEDYHTLPIVRRVFWTDSSTVEEWRWVPSRWNVADEATKWGKGPNISSSSRWFQAPAFLYQEPDTWPQQGPCVVEITEELRTTHLHCHLIRQQLIDFERYSKWERLVRAIAYVYRFIDNCRRKIENYSTERSGWLNQNELQKAEWTIFKLIQHEAYGDEIVTFNRNQHLPVDQRLKLEKTSKIVKLTPVLDDQGVLRMDSRITNAQQFSTDFKFPIILPKGHYGTQLLVDWYHRQSKHINTKQR